In the Candidatus Rhabdochlamydia sp. T3358 genome, CCATACTTTTGAAAATTATCTAATTAGTGCTTTAGCCACGCATCTACCACTTCAACTATCTCAGAGTTCGCGCTGGCTGTTATCACTGCCTCTATATCACGTTAGTGGTTTATCCATTTTAACACGCTGTATGACAATAGGAGCATGTGTTGTACTAACAGACTCCAAATCCATCTGGGAAGAGATTATTCCTCGTAGAATTACACATCTATCTTGTGTTCCCACTCAACTATTTCGCTTAAAAGATCAAAAATGTAGTCTACCTCTTTTAAGCAAACAGCTACTCTGCGTCTTAGTCGGAGGGGCGCATACGAGTCCTTCTTTGTTCCACTCTGTAAAAGAGCTTCCGATTTTTTTTACCTACGGTATGACAGAAACAACTTCTATAATTACACTAGCCGCAAAAGAAGACTTTCCATTAAAAAATTTCAACATGGGCTGTCCTATAAGTTGTTGCGAAATCAAAATAGCAAGCGATTGTGAGATCTTAGTTAAAGGCAAAAATCTCTTTCAAGGTTATTGGGATGGTTTTCAAATAAAACCACCCTCTTTATGGTTTGCTACAAAAGATTTAGGTAAAATCTATTTAGATAATCATCTTCATATAGTAGGAAGAAAGGATCGTTTATTTATTTCGGGAGGAGAAAATATACAACCAGAAGAAATTGAACAGGCTCTTTGTTCTATCAAAGGAATTATCTCTGCTACAGTGCTACCTAAACCAGATGAAGAATTTGGGCATCGACCTATTGCCTTTATTGAGGATATTCAGCAAAGATCCTTTGCTCAAGTTTTTTTTGAATTACGCAAAATCCTTCCTTCTTTTAAATGCCCTATAAGCATTTGGCCTTATCCTAAGCATCTAAAAAATACCTCTGTAAAAACCCCTATTCCTCTTTTACAGCAGCATTTAAGGAGTCTTTTTCCCAAAGATGCCTTTCAAGACACTCTCTTAGCTGCAAAGGAAGAGATATAGACTTTTTTGTAATGGAATCTGTACATACATGCACGATAACAACGCTACCTACTTCCTCTTGAGTTTTAAGGTTAAATAAAAAATACGATATACTAAAAGAGGTATTACCTAAGCGGTTAATACCTAGTTTTATTTTTAATAAATCTCTTAATTGTAAAGGTTTTTTGTAATCAGCTTCTGCATGAACAATCGGCATTTCTATCTGATTTAAAAGATGACCTACATCTCTATTAACAGAGGTTAAAAACTCTTCAAAGGCCTCTAAAGCAAGATTAAATTGTTCAGAAAAAAATAAATGCCCTGTTGCATCTGTATTCCTCATGCGAATCTGTGTTCGATACTCAAACATATTTTTTTTCTCGCTAGTAAAAATTTGAATGCATTTTTTTCATAAAAAGTTTTAAGATATCGGTATAAACTAAAAAAAAAATTTTAAGATTAATTTTTTATTAATTTTTTTTAGCTAAAAGCCTTATTATTAGTGATCAAATACAAATAAAGACCAATTAAAATTAGGTTATAGGATTGTCTAAAAAAAAAGCTATTTTTATAATTGCTATCACTCCCAAAAGCAGATATCTTAGTTAAGTAGATTTAAAAGAGTAAAATATAAAATGAATCCACGCAATTTACAATCTTCCGTCTTATTGAACCAAAATCAGTTGCAAAATTTGCCTGAGCAAAGCGTTGCAGCATCACTACAAGCAAAGGGTGAACTTGCATTGCTTAATAAACACTTTGACAAAGGTTTAGATTACTTTAACAAAGCTCTTTCCCTTGAACCTACTAACTTTAAACTTTATTTTTCTCAAGGATTGTCTCTTTTTCAATTTGCGCAGGAAAAGCAGCAGAAAAAACCACTTCTCTTGGCTAATAAACGTCTAAAAACAGCAGCTCAACTCAGCCCAAACCATTTAGATATCTGGCAAGCTTGGAGCAGTGTTCTCTGCGCTCTAGGATTTTCTTATAAAAATCTAAAATATTTTTTAGAGGCTCATGAGAAAATCACTCAAGCAATTGATCTTTGCCCTTTACAAAAGATAGACATTCTTGCTGATTTAAATGCCGATTTAGGGTCTATTTTTCTACATATAGCTCATTACTCCCAAGAACCAAATGATTTGTATCATGCTATACAGGCCTTTGGAAAAGCAGCTGATTTAAATAAAATACTATCTACTGATGTCTGGAAAGATTTTGGCTTAGCTTGCTATAGATTTGCAAACTTCGTAAATGAAGGACGTTTTTATTTTAAAGCAAATCAATGTTTTAAAAACGCGCTTTCTTTAGAACCAGAATCCGCCTCTTTATGGCATTTACTAGCACAAACTTTTTGTCAATTATATACACAAACACACGACGAAGACCATTTCATTAAAGCGGATGAATATTTTGCCTTAGCTGCTCAAAGATCACCAAAGTCTTTAGATATTTGGTTAAACTGGTCTTCATTCCTATGTGAAACAGGTAAAAACCTTTCTGATGTTAAAAAACTACGTCTATGTATTGAAAAGTGTCATGAAGCACTTAATGTTGACCCGGATCATTTTTTAATCCAAGCAATCTGCGCTGAAGCTCTTAGCTTACTAGGAATGAATTTAGAACGCCTTGATCTGATTCACGAAGCCAATGAAAAAATCAGCCAGATCATTGAACAAAAAGAAGATGCTCCTGATATTTGGCATTGTTATGGATCTTGTCTGCAGTGCCTGGGCGCTTATTTTAAAGATATCGACTTTTATTACCAAGCGATTGAAAAGTTCCAAATAGGACTATCTATTGATCGCACATATCATCGCAACTGGCATGCAATTGCAAAGGTTTATACAGCAATTGGGGATCTTGAACAAGACGCTGATATTCTCTATTCCTCCTTTAAATTTTACAAAAAAGCTCTCTATTTGAAAAAGTCTAATTTTTACTTATTTGATTATGCAGTTGCTTTAGCTAAACTTGGAGAAATGAAGCATGAGAAATGCTATTTAGAAAAATCTATCGACTTGTTTGAAAAAGCACTAATCATACAGAAAAATGCTATCTTTTTATACCCAGAGTGGCTATTTCACTATGCACGTGCACTAGACACTCTCGGAGATTTTTTTGAAGAAGAAAGCTATTATTTAAGATCTATCGAGATTTTTTCTCAAATTTTAATGATTGATCCTAACTTATACGATGTGCACCACCACTTAGCTTTAGCGCTTTCACATTTAGGCGAGCTTACTTCCGCTCGAGAGTATCTTTATCGCGCTATCCACCATTATAGGCTTGCTGCTAAGCAAGAAAATGAAAATGACACAGTGCTCTTAGACTTTGCTTTAACGCTAATTAATCTAAGCCAACACTTATATGATTCTGCTGAAATTGAGCAACTCTACCGGGATGCAGAACAAAAGCTATTTACGGCAAGCCGTTTGGGCAATACTCAAGCCTACTATCACCTCGCTTGTCTTTACTCCCTTTCCAATCATATTGAACTTAGTATGTGTTTTTTAGAAAAAGCGGTTAAAGTAGATTCTCTACCCTCTGTAGAGGAAATACTCCAAGATGATTGGCTTGATAACGTGCGCACAACGCAGGATTTTCATGAATTTTTATCCCGTCTAGAAAATAGCCGTAATCTAGAAGAGTATTAAGGCTTTTCAGCCTCGAGGAGCAATCCGGATAAGCAAACGGAACCTAGTTATTTAATTCCATAAAAATTGCATATATAGCAGATGTGGCAAATCATCTGCTCTTTATTTGCGTATCTTCCTTTTAAAGACCATTCCAATCTTTTCTGCTTTGAGACTTTTAAAGTTGTTATTAATATCTTGTGTCTTTATTATAAACCT is a window encoding:
- a CDS encoding thioesterase family protein, which produces MFEYRTQIRMRNTDATGHLFFSEQFNLALEAFEEFLTSVNRDVGHLLNQIEMPIVHAEADYKKPLQLRDLLKIKLGINRLGNTSFSISYFLFNLKTQEEVGSVVIVHVCTDSITKKSISLPLQLRECLERHLWEKDSLNAAVKEE
- a CDS encoding AMP-binding protein, which gives rise to MVKMLCPIALQAKENPMALAIETTSDSLSYQKLDKLLSQLVKHLLLLGISKGARVAFIAPTECKTVILLLALLRMGAIACPINPKFPQVQINDLTQKLKPSHFINLEALVFTASSHQIDPIIDTEQLFTFLATSGSSGKSKIACHTFENYLISALATHLPLQLSQSSRWLLSLPLYHVSGLSILTRCMTIGACVVLTDSKSIWEEIIPRRITHLSCVPTQLFRLKDQKCSLPLLSKQLLCVLVGGAHTSPSLFHSVKELPIFFTYGMTETTSIITLAAKEDFPLKNFNMGCPISCCEIKIASDCEILVKGKNLFQGYWDGFQIKPPSLWFATKDLGKIYLDNHLHIVGRKDRLFISGGENIQPEEIEQALCSIKGIISATVLPKPDEEFGHRPIAFIEDIQQRSFAQVFFELRKILPSFKCPISIWPYPKHLKNTSVKTPIPLLQQHLRSLFPKDAFQDTLLAAKEEI